In Candidatus Tiamatella incendiivivens, the genomic window CTAATCAATTCTTCAAGGAGTTTCGAGATCTCCATATTCCTCCTCCTAGCGTAGTTCCTCAATTTCTCCCATAGCTCACGGTCGATATACACGCTAGTCTTATACCTTGAACCCAAAACAGCCACCAATATACCTATTATACTTACATACAGCATATAAGTATATTTAATATAGAATATAGTCCTATTATGTAGTTATTATTGAGATTCAAAAGATTGTAATATGTACAATAGTTCCGATATATGCTTAATCGACGAGATCTCTATAGCTGAAAACGTCTATCCCGTATCTATCTTTGATTTCCTTTTTTAATGATAAGATAATTTGGTCTTCAGTGGCAAGGGACTCCTTTCTCATTACTGCTGTTGCTAGGATGACGGAGTCAATGTAATCATTCACTGTATCATAGAGTTGGTAGGATGTTTCGAGAATTGTATTTTCATAAAAGGGGATGACTTCTATAGTATCGAATATGGCGTCAACTGCGTTGGACACATAGTTTCCTGGAACTTTAAGTTTGGCTACTTTGGCCTACAATTAAATAGAAAGGGTGTGATATTCAAATTCTATGCATCCTCCTTTTATATTATAACACTAAACAACCGGCATCCGTAGTATAATAAAGTGTACGGAAACAAGATAGCGAAACCTTTAGGAGTGGTATCCGAAAATTTGATAAACGAACTCAACTATCAGAGTGTAATGGTTCGTGAATTGCCCGTCGAGCATAGTTTTCACAAGGATGTGGTAGTCTATAGGTGCGGCACCCTCATTAAAGGAGAGGTTTTCACCTGGGCATACTTCTACGAACTCGGAAACATATTATTCGACAGCGGCTGCCCTAATACTGCAAGGGAAACCGTGGAAGAAGTAGGGAACATGGTCACTGTCCTGATAACCCATCACCACGAGGACCATATCGGAGCAGCTCCACTACTCTCTAGGACAGCTAAAATATATGCTCCACGCAAATCCATTGAGCTATTAAGGAATCCCCCTGAGATCCCCGATTACCGGAAAATAGTGTGGGGCCAGCCAGAATCCTTTAAACCATTGCCAGTACCTGACAGACTGGAGATCAACGGTTTAACTATCGAGGTATTGGAAACCCCCGGACATAGTTTCGACCACGTAACCTATCTTGTAGGAGACATTGCTTTCGTTGGTGACCTAGTTAACCGGCCGAGGCAGATTGTTTCACTTAAAGGGGAAAACATGGTTGAAACAATACATTCCCTAGAGAAATTACTTAGCTATGACATAAAGTGGGCTTATGGGGGAACAGGAGTATACAACCGAGCTGAAGTTGAGGAATACCTGGAATACCTGGTGGACCTTAAAGACAGGGCTGAACACCTCTATAACCGAGGAATGGGAATAGAGGAAATAGCTGGAAAGCTCTTCCCAAACCCCTCGCGTAAGGCTATATTATTCGAGCAGTATAGTGGTGGAGAGTGGTCAAGGATTAACCTGGTGAAATCACTCCTAGGCGTATGTGATGAATAAAGGTACCTAACCCCACAATGGTCTAGACATAATAGACACTAATTTGTCACAAGATTGGTATACTTAGTACTTTATACAAGCCTTTCAATTACATGTCTATCGACATAGATCGCAAAGAGACTCATAAAGTATTTATCCAGTCACTTTAATTAGGAATGCTTGTATATCAGCTAGCTCCCTTGCCTTTATCTTGGGATCGGCTCCCATGTGACCCGAGCCTGTCTCAACACGGAGGTAGACAGGTGCACCCGCCTCCTCCAGTATCGCCGTAAATCTCAGAGCATGGCCTGGGTGTACCCTATCGTCGTGGAGCCCAGTATATATCAGCGTCGATGGGTATCTTCCCGGTCTAACATTGTGCATTGGTGAGTATGTTAGGAGGTAATCCCTGACCTCAGGATTCTCAGGGTCACCGTACTCATCAATCCAGAGGCTCCCAATGTAGAGCTTGTGGAATCTAAGCATATCAATCACAGGATAACCTATGAGAGCAGCGTCAAGGAGCTCTGGTTCCTGTGTGATAACAGTTGCTATGAGCAGTCCACCGTTACTAGAGCCCCACCCGGCAACCTTGTAACCCTTGGATTTCAGTTTCCGGGCAACCGCCCTATAGTCCTCGAACACCTTCCTCTTATTCAGCCTCCTACCCATATCATGCCACCTCTCACCATACTCCCTTCCACCCCTCAGGTTAACCATGACATATGCGAACCCTCTGTCCAGGATTGGCTTGAGGTGGCCGATGTATCCTGGTGTGAGGCTTATGCCGAAACCACCATAACCATACAATAAAGCTTTCCCCGCGTCCACTCCGGGTTCCTTGGCTATGAAGTAATGTATCCTAGTCCCATCAAAACTATCTGCCCAATCCTCCGAAACCTCTAAGCCCAAGTCTACACTTGACTTATAAAGGGAACGCATGCCATGTAAATCGTATAGACCCATCGGTTTGTTGAATGACTCAACCTGACCTAGCACACGGTCTCTCCATCTTTTCATGAACACTACAGTAGACGGCTCCTCAGGCTCCCAGCGATCTCTCAGTGTGCCATTTAGAGTATAGACTTCTATAGTACTCTTTGCATCGATAAGCCTATTGACAGTTATCTCTCCATCATGTGCAACGGCCTCCTCTACAGGGTATTTGGCATGGGCTGGAACGACCTCCCTGAATCCTCCTCCACTAACCTCTACGATTCTACCTGTGCCTAAATCATCGTAAACCACGGCATACACCCTGTTGTGGCCGGATCCGGCAGGGCTTAAGGGAACTCCTGGGCTGAGTAGTAGTCTCCACTTACCGGGATCGCCTAGTGGTCCAGCGTATAGTTTCCCCTCACTCCATCCCTTCGAAACCATGATAATCAGAATGTCCTCCTCGTAAACAGGGTGTATATTGACGAGATAGCCTCTAGGTAACCCCTTACCCCATATAACCTCCTCTTTCCCTGATTCCATGTCCCTTAGGATGATCCTCTCCGACGGCACATCACCTCCGTCCGGAGGAGGCTCTCTTCTATACATGCGGAGGTAATAGTAGCGGCCGTCGCTCCTCCAGGCTATACTATAAACGTAGCCTTCCAACTTATCGACAACACTATTATTACGGGTATCAATGATTTCTATGACACCCTCATCGCTTCCCATAGTATAACCTACTCCTAGAAAACTGCAGTCAGGTGAAGGGTATACTCCCCAGACCACCACACCCGGTTTGCTGAAGGCCACTCTGTCACCGGGCTTCTCTATGACTCTGAACACTTCTTTCCCCCGGATGACGACGAAAGCTTTACTCTTACATACCTCGTAGGTGTAGACATAGTCTACTCCATACCAGGAGAGTACTTCTGGAAGTATCTCATCAGGCAACCCGTTCAGGAACTCTCTAAGCCGTTTGTTATGACTTTCAATAAACTCCCTTGTCCTAGGATCATCTAGATCCTCAAGGTATAGGTAGGGTGTATTCAACAGTCTCCCACCGTTTAAATGGGATTGTAACTGGTTTGTTAAGTCAGTATAGTCAATTGATCGGTACTGGCTTGTGGGAACGCCTCCCGTATAATCCTGTTATTAGGGATAGTATGATGACCACATACATGGATGCGCAGTATAGGCATATGCTGGATAACTCCTCTAACTGCAGGTATGCTAGGTAGGGGATCAACAAAGTTCCTATAGCGTAGAAAGCTATTATAGTGTTCAGAATTCCCCTGCTTCCAATGTTTATGTATATTAGTGTTAGGATTGTTTGGAGGGAGAAGAATGCTAGCGCGATCCAGGACAGGTGTACCTCCCCGATTAAAGGGATACTGAGCCATCCTAGGGAGTACGCTGTCTCGCATGCAGTGGGCCCGGGTGAGCCCGGGGCCTGTGTACAGTATCCTATGTCATTCCCAGACTGGTGGCTCCATGTGTAGAATGCAGCTATCGAAGCACCTGCCACGGATAGTATTAACAGTATTATCGGTATGGTTCTCCTCATGCTGGCTCCCTCGCTGTTTACATTCTTTTATGTTAATAATAAAGGTAAGTTTAGATATTATTGTAAAAAACAAATTTAATTCTAACACTGTAACTAGTAAACTCGCGTAAAATGCCATCCCAGTTATCTACTCTATGAAC contains:
- a CDS encoding MBL fold metallo-hydrolase — protein: MINELNYQSVMVRELPVEHSFHKDVVVYRCGTLIKGEVFTWAYFYELGNILFDSGCPNTARETVEEVGNMVTVLITHHHEDHIGAAPLLSRTAKIYAPRKSIELLRNPPEIPDYRKIVWGQPESFKPLPVPDRLEINGLTIEVLETPGHSFDHVTYLVGDIAFVGDLVNRPRQIVSLKGENMVETIHSLEKLLSYDIKWAYGGTGVYNRAEVEEYLEYLVDLKDRAEHLYNRGMGIEEIAGKLFPNPSRKAILFEQYSGGEWSRINLVKSLLGVCDE
- a CDS encoding prolyl oligopeptidase family serine peptidase; translation: MNTPYLYLEDLDDPRTREFIESHNKRLREFLNGLPDEILPEVLSWYGVDYVYTYEVCKSKAFVVIRGKEVFRVIEKPGDRVAFSKPGVVVWGVYPSPDCSFLGVGYTMGSDEGVIEIIDTRNNSVVDKLEGYVYSIAWRSDGRYYYLRMYRREPPPDGGDVPSERIILRDMESGKEEVIWGKGLPRGYLVNIHPVYEEDILIIMVSKGWSEGKLYAGPLGDPGKWRLLLSPGVPLSPAGSGHNRVYAVVYDDLGTGRIVEVSGGGFREVVPAHAKYPVEEAVAHDGEITVNRLIDAKSTIEVYTLNGTLRDRWEPEEPSTVVFMKRWRDRVLGQVESFNKPMGLYDLHGMRSLYKSSVDLGLEVSEDWADSFDGTRIHYFIAKEPGVDAGKALLYGYGGFGISLTPGYIGHLKPILDRGFAYVMVNLRGGREYGERWHDMGRRLNKRKVFEDYRAVARKLKSKGYKVAGWGSSNGGLLIATVITQEPELLDAALIGYPVIDMLRFHKLYIGSLWIDEYGDPENPEVRDYLLTYSPMHNVRPGRYPSTLIYTGLHDDRVHPGHALRFTAILEEAGAPVYLRVETGSGHMGADPKIKARELADIQAFLIKVTG